The Prionailurus viverrinus isolate Anna chromosome B4, UM_Priviv_1.0, whole genome shotgun sequence genome has a window encoding:
- the LOC125169833 gene encoding cationic amino acid transporter 3-like has translation MVPARMLRRALRRFGQMLVRRCTPEEKKTEPTPLRWLSTLDLVVLGIDYTLGAGVYFLAGEVASNQAGPATVICFLVAVLSCALAGLCYAEFAVRVPHSGSAYLYSYVTIGELWAFITGWNFILSYVAGTASVARAWTTAFDYLIGNQISQTLHESILLHVQQVLAEYPDFFAMGLVLLLTGVLALRARESVLFTKVITLVSLLILVFVIISGFFKGELHNWKLTEEDYIKAGLNDTLSLGPLGSGGFVPFGFEGILRGAATCFYAFIGFDNIVTRAEEAQNPQRSICMGIVISLFICFLMYFCVTSALTLMVPYYQLQPGSPLPEAFLYIGWAPACYIVAIGALCTLFTTILNDMFSARWVISVMAKDGLLFHVLARTHTSRHIPIVATVVLGIMAAVIAFFFELIHLVDFMSIWTLFTHSLVAICILILRYQPEVKNGGNEAEVWEENGPAGEQLTLQELLFTGSSTPTPLSGRVVYVCSSLLVLLLTLCLVLAHWPVLLSGDPVWISVVVVLLVLITGITGVIWRQPQSSSSLPFKVPALPLLPLLSVFVNVCLMMQMTADTWARFGVSMLIGFAIYFSYGIQHSRVANPT, from the coding sequence TTCCAGCCAGAATGCTGCGTCGGGCACTTCGCAGATTTGGTCAAATGCTGGTACGCAGATGTACGCcggaggaaaagaaaactgaaccTACCCCTCTCAGATGGCTAAGCACTTTGGATTTAGTGGTCCTGGGTATAGACTACACTCTGGGTGCAGGTGTGTATTTCCTGGCTGGCGAAGTGGCCAGCAATCAAGCAGGACCAGCCACTGTGATCTGCTTTTTGGTGGCTGTCCTATCTTGTGCATTGGCTGGGCTGTGCTATGCAGAGTTTGCTGTCCGGGTTCCCCATTCTGGCTCTGCATATCTCTACAGCTATGTCACTATAGGTGAACTCTGGGCTTTCATCACTGGCTGGAACTTCATCCTCTCCTATGTTGCTGGCACAGCCAGTGTAGCTCGGGCATGGACAACAGCTTTTGACTACCTGATTGGGAACCAGATCTCTCAGACCCTGCATGAGAGTATCTTACTGCATGTTCAACAGGTCCTTGCAGAATATCCAGACTTCTTTGCTATGGGTCTGGTGTTGTTGCTCACCGGAGTGCTGGCTCTGAGGGCTAGGGAGTCAGTACTGTTTACCAAAGTGATCACATTGGTGAGCCTTTTGATTCTTGTCTTTGTCATCATCTCTGGATTCTTTAAGGGAGAACTGCACAACTGGAAGCTCACAGAAGAGGACTACATAAAGGCTGGACTCAATGACACATTAAGCTTGGGCCCCCTGGGCTCTGGAGGATTTGTGCCTTTTGGCTTTGAGGGGATTCTCCGTGGAGCAGCTACCTGTTTCTATGCATTTATAGGTTTTGACAATATTGTTACCAGAGCTGAGGAAGCCCAGAATCCCCAGCGTTCCATCTGCATGGGCATTGTGATTTCACTGTTCATCTGctttttgatgtatttttgtGTCACTTCAGCACTTACACTTATGGTGCCTTACTACCAGCTCCAACCTGGGAGCCCTTTGCCTGAGGCATTTCTATATATTGGCTGGGCCCCTGCCTGCTATATTGTGGCTATTGGAGCTCTCTGCACTCTTTTCACTACAATCTTGAATGATATGTTCTCTGCACGTTGGGTGATCTCTGTGATGGCAAAGGATGGCCTCCTGTTCCATGTCCTTGCCAGGACCCACACCAGCAGACATATCCCCATTGTGGCCACTGTGGTCTTGGGCATTATGGCAGCAGtcattgctttcttctttgaACTCATTCATCTTGTGGACTTCATGTCCATTTGGACCCTGTTTACTCACTCCCTGGTAGCTATTTGTATCCTCATCCTCAGGTATCAGCCCGAGGTGAAGAATGGGGGAAATGAAGCAGAGGTGTGGGAGGAGAATGGACCTGCAGGAGAGCAGCTGACTCTACAGGAACTACTTTTCACAGGCagctccacccccactccactcTCTGGCCGGGTTGTCTATGTTTGCTCCTCACTGCTTGTTCTGCTGCTCACTCTTTGCCTGGTGCTGGCCCACTGGCCAGTTCTGCTTTCTGGAGACCCAGTGTGGATTTCAGTGGTTGTGGTGCTCCTGGTGCTCATCACTGGGATCACTGGGGTCATCTGGAGACAGCCGCAGAGCTCCAGTTCCCTTCCCTTTAAggtccctgctctgcctctcctcccactaCTGAGTGTATTTGTGAATGTTTGCCTTATGATGCAAATGACAGCTGACACCTGGGCCCGATTTGGTGTCTCCATGCTGATTGGGTTTGCTATCTACTTCAGCTATGGGATCCAGCACAGCCGAGTCGCTAACCCCACTTAA